One window of Vitis riparia cultivar Riparia Gloire de Montpellier isolate 1030 chromosome 5, EGFV_Vit.rip_1.0, whole genome shotgun sequence genomic DNA carries:
- the LOC117913767 gene encoding peptidyl-prolyl cis-trans isomerase E-like: MNQPVQKNTLYVGGLAEEVNESILHSAFIPFGDIKDVKTPLDQATQKHRSFGFVTFLEKEDAAAAMDNMDGAELYGRVLTVNYALPERIKGGEQGWAAQPIWADADTWFERQQQEEEMQRIQAENRAAMQAAEELHRKKMAQEREGEKDEEVEGKDDPMARVEAEVLNQSNSS; the protein is encoded by the exons ATGAATCAACCAGTCCAGAAGAATACCCTCTATGTTG GGGGGCTAGCAGAGGAGGTGAATGAGTCGATACTGCATTCGGCATTCATACCTTTCGGGGACATAAAGGATGTGAAGACACCATTGGACCAGGCAACCCAGAAGCATAGATCCTTTGGGTTCGTTACCTTCCTGGAGAAGGAAGATGCAGCTGCTGCCATGGACAACATGGATGGTGCTGAGCTCTATGGTCGAGTCCTCACTGTTAATTATGCCCTTCCTGAACGTATTAAGGGTGGTGAACAGGGTTGGGCTGCTCAACCCA TTTGGGCTGATGCTGACACATGGTTCGAACGACAACAACAAGAAGAGGAAATGCAGCGCATTCAAGCTGAGAATCGGGCTGCAATGCAGGCAGCCGAGGAGTTACACAGAAAGAAAATGGCACAGGAACGGGAAGGGGAGAAGGACGAAGAAGTAGAGGGCAAGGATGATCCCATGGCAAGGGTGGAAGCAGAGGTCTTGAACCAGAGTAACAGTTCTTAG
- the LOC117913765 gene encoding protein FAR1-RELATED SEQUENCE 1-like, with amino-acid sequence MEGDQQGSFVEVIAQQDEDDNLDQDSSGREILPGDEPYVGQEFDSEAAAYAFYKAYAKRVGFIIRASRLSRLKDHRSETRRMLVCTREGFRLCDKHESALENKEERKAGCKAKLVMKKMISGKWVVQKFIKEHNHTVAPVKGQRDLIYDQYLDEHEKIRELTQSLAFEKRRATTYKRYLTMVIGYIEEYNERMSKTMNKATENVGEIEVKEHENH; translated from the exons ATGGAGGGTGACCAGCAGGGAAGTTTTGTTGAAGTGATAGCTCAACAAGATGAGGATGATAATTTGGATCAAGATTCTTCAGGAAGGGAAATACTTCCTGGAGATGAACCTTATGTGGGTCAGGAGTTTGACTCTGAAGCTGCAGCTTACGCTTTTTATAAGGCATATGCGAAGCGGGTAGGTTTCATCATTCGTGCAAGTAGGCTTTCTAGATTGAAGGATCATAGATCTGAAACTCGCAGGATGCTGGTTTGTACCAGGGAGGGTTTTAGATTGTGTGACAAGCATGAAAGTGCTCTAGAAAACAAGGAAGAGAGAAAGGCTGGTTGCAAGGCAAAACTtgtaatgaagaaaatgatttctGGTAAATGGGTTGTCCAGAAATTTATCAAGGAGCACAATCACACTGTGGCTCCTGTAAAAGGTCAAAGAGATTTGATCTATGATCAATATCTG GATGAACATGAAAAGATAAGGGAACTAACCCAGTCACTGGCCTTTGAGAAAAGACGAGCAACAACATATAAGAGGTATCTGACAATGGTTATTGGTTATATTGAGGAGTATAATGAGAGGATGTCGAAGACGATGAACAAAGCCACTGAGAATGTGGGAGAGATTGAAGTCAAAGAACATGAAAATCATTAG